One Drosophila teissieri strain GT53w chromosome X, Prin_Dtei_1.1, whole genome shotgun sequence genomic window, GGCTCAGCATTGCCAGGCTCCAGTTCTACCAGGTACTCCTCAAGCAAGGAATGAATGATTTCCAAAAACTCTTTAGTAGTAATACTTCCCGTAGATAATTTAGGAACCCAACAGTTTTGGTTAGAATCAGGACACACACTAAATAAATTTActgttatacaaaaaaaaaaaaaaaatcaaaatggcaCACCTAAGTGACTTTAAGTAAAACCTCCTTGGTATCTCTTGTTTGGATGGCATTCCTCTACGAACCGAATCACCCAGTGCCAGGCTTCCGCATCCGATTAGGTAATCAATCTCCTCCAGCTGAGGGCTTCAATGGGAAACTTGCCCCTGCGACACCATAAAGTCTCCCATTTTGGCCAGCGCCGGTTAATGTCTTTAAATCACGGCCCCAAAATGGCATATTACATGGGCGCACCAAAGGAAGTGATGGGAGCTGCAGgatggggggatggggggatgGCAGGATGCAGGCATGTCCATGGGCATGGCCACCATAAACACAAATCAATTGTCAACCACTCGACGGGGGAAGGACTTCAGACGGCTGGCAGGACTCGGATTGGCGACGGCAGTGACGCTGGttatgggaatgggaatgggaatggggatgggatgCAGATTCACATCCCAGCGGAACGCAATTTGCGTTGCACTTTTCAATTTCCGGCAAAGGACTTCATCACCACCACTCTCGACGGCCGTGCAACACTATCCAAATCTAGTCGCTGCTGTGTGCCATTTGCGAGGGAcccaggacgcaggacgcaggacacaggacacaggaccTGGGATCCAGGACGAAGGCGTCAGGACGATGGGCGATGGGTGATGGGCGAAGGACCTGCACACGTCACCGTAACCAGTGTCAAAATGATTGTGGACTCACGGGTGAGAATTTGTGGTTTGATACTTGCATATTTTGTCACTTGTCGACATTCGTGCAGCACCCAAAAATCACAAGGATCACGGCTgcatgcagatacagatgcaatCGCTAAAGGTTTACGCACATTCAGAAACCACTTAGTGAAGTCGATGAGATATATTTGAAATTGcactttatttctttttaacacAATAAATACGTAAGGAATTCTTCTTAATGTTTGAATGTTTCAAAATAAACACCTTTATTTTAAATCGACGAGTATAGTCTGGTTATAACTACAAGCTATACAATTCTGAAAGGAAATTCTATTTCATCTAAAAATACccaatatgtatatgtatatatctggCGTGGATTAGATGTATTGCTTTCAGTGTGCACAACAATTCGCCCCCATGCGAGAGTCTCACCACTTCCTCTTCCCCACAATTCCCCCCACATTGCTGACCGataaaaattacttaaaaatGCCACAGCTCATGGGTTGACTTTTGGCCAACggacaaaagaaaaaattaacgCTGAACTGAAGAAAAGGCACGAAAAAATAACGTACACAAAATAACCGTCGACTGTCACACAAAgggaaatggtggaaaatctcgggaaatgggaaaatggggaaacgGGGGAAATGAGGCTGGGGGTTAAcaagcagcgacaacaacaaggcGGCGCGACGCCAAAGAGGAAATCGCGGGAAAAGTCCAACGGAAGCCAAACGTGTCGCCACGGGTCCAGACAGCACACACTGGGAAATGGCCGGGGAAAAGCGCGGAAAATGCCATGGCAGAGGGGCAGAGGGGCGGTCGGTAATCTAGGGGCGTGGTTTAATGGTGCCTGTTTCAGTTCCAACGTCATTTGCCTTTCATTTCGTTGGCCTGCcttttattgtaaatttactttataaagGTTATTACCGAGCTCGAGATAAAAACGcggagcaaaaaaaaaactggagGAAGTAGGTGAGATAAGCGGCAAACGGGGGTTAAAACAGGGCCAGACCGGACTCTCAAATGAAGTTGAGGAGCCAGCTGTGGCGGGTTAATCGATGCCCTTTACCTGCGCACTTTGAGAAGCGCGGAGAGAGGCGCATGTTTTGGCTTAAAGTCGAAAATGCTCGAACCACTACATCAAATGGtttcagccaaaaaaaaaaaaccttccCTTTTAAGTTTCACTTTTGGTATTTTTGCATAGCAAATTCGTTGGAATATATCAACTAAATGGAACTTATTGCAGGGTATTAAACGGCTGTGGCAGCTCAAGTGTAAAATATTGGCGGCCAGAGGAGTGAAAAAATCAGCGACAAGTGCTCGACAAACGCGCCATAATCCGCGCTCGCCGTCACCGAAAGGTTTGCTGGACTGGCAGAACTGGCAGGACTCACAGGACTCACAGGACATGGACACGCGCGGTTTGTCACCTCGTTGTTGTTGGAGAgatgcattttttttgcccGCTATTTCGACAGCAGACTCGCCGGTCGGAGGGGCTAAATCAAAATTCATGGTTACTGCTAAAACCGGGTATCAATAGACGAGCGAGGAGCCCAGGGTTACACGCA contains:
- the LOC122624288 gene encoding uncharacterized protein LOC122624288, whose protein sequence is MGNLPLRHHKVSHFGQRRLMSLNHGPKMAYYMGAPKEVMGAAGWGDGGMAGCRHVHGHGHHKHKSIVNHSTGEGLQTAGRTRIGDGSDAGYGNGNGNGDGMQIHIPAERNLRCTFQFPAKDFITTTLDGRATLSKSSRCCVPFARDPGRRTQDTGHRTWDPGRRRQDDGRWVMGEGPAHVTVTSVKMIVDSRHPKITRITAACRYRCNR